CGAGGACGTCGCCAAGCGGGCCGCGGTCGCGCGCACCACCATCTACCGGCGGTTCACCAACAAGGAGCAACTGGTCCAGGCCGTGATCCTGCGGGAGTGCCGCCGCTTCCTCACCGCGATCGCCGAGGCCACCGAAGACCTCGCCACCCCGGAGGACGCCGTCGTCGAGGGCTTCGTGGTCGGCCTGCGCAACGCCCGCACCCACCCGCTCATGACGCGCGTCCTGCAGAGCGAGCCCGAGGCGTTCCTGCCGCAGCTCAGCATGAACGGCGGCGCCGTCATGCTCGCCGCCCGCGACATCCTCGCCGACCGCCTGCGCCGGGCCCGCCCCGGCGGCGCCGAGGACCACGACACCGTGGCCGAGGTGCTGCTGCGGGTCGCGATCTCCCTGCTCCTCGTCCCCGGCGGCGGCCTCACCCTCGACGACGAGAACGCCACCCGGACCTTCGCCCGCAACTACCTGACGTGTCTACTGCAGTGCTCTCCTCCTTCGGGCCTTTGAGGCCCTCCGTCGTCGGGCACTGCGGCGATCGCCGGCATCGCTGCTGTGTCTATTGCAGTGCCCTCCTCCTTCGGGCCTTAGCGGCCCTCCGTCGTCGGGCACTGCGGCGATCGCCGGCATCGCTCCGGCTCGCCTTGCGGCTCGCTGCGCGATCAGGTTCTTGCTCCGCTCGAAACTGCCTTCGGACGCGATCGCGACCATCCAGGTTGTTGCGTGGTCGCGGTGTTGGCTGAGGTCGTTGGCGTAGGCTCTGGCTGTCGAATTTGGTTCTAGAACCGGAGGCGCGCCATGGCGGCGGTCGTACAGACGTCCTACGGGAAGGTCCGGGGCGCGGAACGGGACGGCGTGACCGCCTTCCTCGGGATTCCCTACGCCGCGCCGCCGTTCGGGGCCGACCGGTTCCAGGCGCCGCGCCCGCCCGAGCCTTGGGACGGTGTCCGCGACGCCGTCGAGTACGGGCCGACCGCGCCCAAGCCCGGCTACCCCCGGGTGTTCGCCGCGCTCCTGCCCGATCCCGCCATCCCGGGCGACGACTGCCTCAACCTGAACGTGTGGACCCCCCGGCTCCCGGACGGCGAGGCGGGCCTCCCGGTGATGGTGTGGATCCACGGCGGTGCCTTCCGGAACGGATCGGGGGCGGTGCCCGTCTACGACGGGCGCAACTTCGCCCGCGACGGCGTCGTCTGCGTGACGATCAACTACCGGCTCGGCGTCGAGGGCTTCGCGCTCCTGCCCGGCGCCCCGCCCAACCGCGGGCTGCTCGACCAGATCGCCGCCCTGGAGTGGGTCCGCGACAACATCGCCGCGTTCGGCGGGGACCCCGCCCGGGTCACGGTGTTCGGCGAGTCGGCGGGAGCGATGAGCGTCACCACCCTGCTCTCCCTCGACCTCGGGCTCTTCCACCGGGCCGTCGCGCAGAGCGGCGCGGGCGGCATCGCCCAGGACCCGGCCGACGCCCTGCTCGTCACCAAGGAGATGGCGTCCCGGCTCGGTGTCGAGCCCACCGCCGAGGCGTTCGCCCGGCTCGACCCGGCCGCGGTCATCCCCGTGCAGAACGCCGTCGCCACCGAGGTCGCGGCGCTGCCCGACCCCGCCCGCTGGGGCGCCACCACCGCCGCGGGCGGCATGGCGCTCACGCCCGTCCTGGACGGCGAGCTGATCACCCGGCGCCCCGAGGACGCCATCGCCGCCGGCGCCGGGCGGGACGTGGACCTGCTCATCGGGTACACCACCGAGGAGTTCCGGCTCTTCCTGATGCCTACCGGGGTCGCCTCCGGCCTCAACGACGAGCTGGTCGGCGCGGTCGCCGCGGGCATGGGCGTCCCGCCGGGCCTGCCCGCCGCCTACCGCGCCCACCATCCGGACATGGCGTCCGGCGAGCTGCTCGCGGCGATCATCACCGACAGCCTGTTCCGCATCCCCGCCCACCGCGCCGCCGCCGGGCACGCCGGCTCGGGCGGGCGCACCTGGATGTACGAGTTCGCGTGGCGGTCGCCCAACCAGGACCTCGGCGCCTGCCACGCCCTGGAGCTCGGCTTCGTGTTCGACAACCTCACCGGCGAGGAGGAGGGCCTCACCGGGCCGAACCCGCCGCAGGGCCTCGCCGACCGCATGCACCGCGCCTGGACCCGCTTCGCCGCCACCGGCGACCCCGGCTGGGAGCGCTTCGACCCGTCGAGCCGCGCCGTGATGGTCTTCGACGGCCCCGCCGACACACTCGTCCACGACCCCCACGCCCGCGACCGCAGGCTCTGGGACTAGAGGAGTTCGTCCACTACGTGTTCCGCGATTGCCAGGGAGGATGTCGCGGCGGGGGAGGGGGCGTTGCGGATGGTGGTGATCGGGCCCAGGCGGCCGATGCGGAAGTCGTCCACGAGCGTGCCGTCCGGGTCGACCGCCTGGGCGCGGACGCCGGCGGGCGCCGGGACGACGTCGGCCGTGGTGAGTTCGGGGACGAAGCGGCGCGCCTCGGCGACGAACGCCCGCGTGAGCCCCGAGCCGTACAGCTCGCGCGCGCCCGTCCGCCAGTGCCGCCGCGCCAGACGGCGGAAGCCGGGCCAGCGGACCGCCTCCCAGAGGTCCGCGGGACGGACGTCGCGCCGCCGGTAGCCCTCCCTGGCGAGGGCGAGGACGGCGTTCGGGCCGACGTCCACACCGCCGTCCACGCGCCGGGTGAAGTGGACGCCGAGGAACGGGTAGCGCGGGTCGGGCACGGGATAGATGAGGCCGCGCACGAGATCCGTCCGGGACGGGACGAGCCGGTAGTACTCGCCGCGGAACGGGACGATCGCCGGGGCGGGGGAGTCGCCCGCCAGCCGCGCCACCCGGTCGGACTGGAGGCCGGCGCAGACCACCAGCCGGTCGAAGGCCAGCTCCTCGTGCGGGGAGGCGACCGTGACGCGGTCGCCCGCCCGGCCGATCCGCACGACCTCGAAGCCGAGCCTGACCTCGCCGCCGCCCGCGGCGACGTCCGCCGCGAACGCGCGGGCCACCGCCGGGAAGTCGACGATCGCCGTGGTGGGGGAGTGCAGGGCCGCGACGCCCGCCGCGTGCGGCTCGATCTCGGTCAGCTCGCCGCGGGTCAGCCGCCGCAGCCCGGGGACGCCGTTGGCCGTGGCGCGGCGCTCGATCTCCTCCAGGGCGGCCGTCTCCGCGGCGTCGCGGGCGACGACGAGCTTGCCGCACTCCTCGTACGGCAGGTTCCGGTCCGTGCAGAACTCCTTGAGCAGGCCGATGCCGCGCCTGCACAGAGTCGCCTTCAGGGACCCCGGCGCGTAGTAGAGGCCCGCGTGGGCGACGCCGCTGTTGTGGCCCGTCTGGTGGGCCGCGACACGGTCTTCCTTGTCCAGGACCGTCACCTTCAGCCCCGGACGTTCCAGCGTCAGCCCGCGCGCGATCGCCAGCCCGACGATGCCCGCGCCGACGACGCCGACCCGTGTCTCCGCCACACCCGCACCCTAGCGGGGGCGGGGCTCACCGCTCGCGCGGCGTCAGCTCCCGATGCGCTTGCGCCCCTGCGCCCGCACCCGCTTGCGCTGGGACGGGTCGAGCATCATGTACGCGGCGAACGGCAGGCCGACGGCGCCGAGGATGATCAGTGCGCTCAGCCACCACGGGAAGACGAACAGGGTCAGGAAGCCGACGACGACTCCGCCGATCGCTACTTTGGTCTGGGTCGACATCTCGTACCTCCGTTGACGGACCGCCCACTTGTAGAACGGCCGTCGGGCGACCGCTGTTCCACGATATGTCGCGAGTCGGCCCGAGCGCCATGGCGGAAGCGCCCCGGTCAGGCACGTGCCGGTCAGATGCGCAGGGACAGCTGGCCGCCGCCGAGGGTGCGGAGGACCTCCGCGTGCAGCTTGCCGTTGGTGCACACGACGCTGCCGCCGTCCGGGCCGGGCACGCCGGACAGGTCGGTGAACATGCCTCCCGCCTCCTCCACGATGACCTGGAGGGCGGCGAGGTCCCACAGGGACACCTCGGGTTCGGTGGAGATGTCGACCGCGCCCTCGGCGACCATCATGTGCGACCAGAAGTCGCCGAACGCCCGCGTCCGCCACACCGAGCGGGTCAGTTCGAGGAAGCGGGGCAGCCGGTCCTGCTCCTCCCAGCCGCTCAGGCTGGAGAAGGAAAGGGACGCGTCGGACAGGTCGCCCACCGACGAGACGCTCATGCGGGACGCGCGGGTGAGGCTGCGGCCCGTCCAGGCGCCGCCGCCCCGGGCCGCCCACCAGCGGCGGTTCAGCGCGGGCGCCGACACCACCCCGACGACGATCTCGTCGTTCTCCATCAGGGCGATCAGGGTGGCCCACACCGGGACGCCGCGTACGAAGTTCTTCGTCGCGTCGATCGGGTCGATGATCCAGCAGCGGTTGCCGTACCCGGTCCTGCCGTACTCCTCGCCGAGCACCGCGTCGCGCGGACGGGCCCGCTTCAGCGTGCCGCGGATCTGCTCCTCCACGCTGCGGTCGGCGTCGCTGACCGGCGTCAGGTCCGGCTTGGTCTCGACGTCGAGGTCGAGGGCGCGGAAACGCTTGGTCGTGATGTCGTCGGCCCCGTCCGCCAGCACATGCGCGAGACGCAGGTCATCGGAATAGCCCGCCACGGCGAGCCACGCTACCCTGATCACCGCCCGTCCCGACACACGTACCCGGGCCGTTCCGGCGTTTCCGGCGTTTCCGGCGTTTCGGGCGGCCGGGTACCGGCGCGCCGGGCGCGATGTCCCGCTTCCGGGCGCGGGTGGTGGCAGCATGGGGGCCATGGCGCACGATCTCCCCGAGTGGGTGGCCGAGCTGACCGATCCACGCCGGGCAGAGACGCTCGACGAGCTCGCCGACCGCCTCGTCCCCCTGGCCGAGCACGCCATCGACGTCTCCCGTCGATTGCAGGCGCAGCTCAACGAGCTCAACGACCCGTTCAAGCGCGAGGCGCTGTACGGGCGGGTGGAGCGCCTCAAGGCCCGCGTGGGCGAGGCCATGGAGGAGATCACCGCGGAGATCGCCGCGTCCGGGGAGGAGCGCATCGAGCGGGTCTTCGCCGACTGGACCGACCGCGCGGGCCCCGCCGGCGACGGCGCCCGCGGGCGGGAGATGCGGCGCCGGCTCGACCGCGACGTCGTCCCGGCGCTGTCCAGGCAGCAGCGGGACGTCGCCGAGCGTGTGGCCGAGCGCACCTCCAAGGCCCTGGAGGAGGCGACGCAGCTCCTGCTCACCCGGGTCGAGGAGCTGGCCAAGGCGGTCACCGACCTGATCCACGACGTGCTCCCGCTGGCCCGCGAGGGGCTGACGCTCGCCAGCCGGATCTCGGCCCTGTCCGGCCACGCCCGCAAGTCGGGCCGGGGCCCGGTCCCGGCCGAGCTGAAGGACGCCGGGGCCGAGACGTCCCGGGCGTTCGACGAGGCCGTCGCGCGGCTGGAGCTGGAGTGGTCGGCGCTCGGCGCCCGGTCCGCGACCGTCCGGGCGGCGCTGCGGGGCGCGGAGGAGGCCGCGTTCAGCCAGGTCACCGAGGAGATGACCCGGTGCGTGGAGGATCTCGCGCCCCGGCACGTGCAGGCGCTGAACGAGGCCGAGGCCAAGGCGCGCAGCCTGTTCGAGGAGTCGCGGGGCTAGACGGCCTGCGGGAAGCGGAACAGCCGTCCGGGGTCGTGCGCGGCCTTCACCTTCCTGAGCCGGTCCAGGTTGGGGCCGTAGTAGGCGTGGGCCCAGTCCTTCAGGCCGGCGTCGGTGTAGTTCACGTAGGCGGCGCCTCCCAGGTGGGGCTCCATCGCGGCGTGCGTCGCCGACAGCCAGGGGTCGTCAGGCGCGAGGTACTGGACGCAGAACAGCCCGCCGCGGTGCGGGAAGGCGGTGTCGCCCGGCCCGACGCGCGCGATCGCGGCACCCATCGCGTCCATGAGGACCGACCGGTTCCGGACGTCGTTGCCCTTGTCGAACCGGTCGAGCAGAGCGCTGATCGCGTCGTCGGGCAGCGGCCTGTAGGCGATGTGCGACTTCCCCGAGTACTCGGTGCGGGGGAAGGCGCCGCCGGGCCGCTGCCCCGGCAGGGAGCCCCGCCCGTGGCACCGCTCGATCGACTGCCCGGCGCAGCCGCCCATGAACTTCATCGCGTCCATGTAGGACCGGCTCTGGGCGGCGGTCGAGGAGGGATCCGCGCCGACCGCGGCCGTCAGGCGCTCCATGTGGCCGTCGGCGCCGGCGAGCGCCAGGCCCGTCACCTCGATGACGGGAGACCCCTGATCGGGGCCGGTGTCGAGGTGCAGGCTCGTCCAGACCTCGCCGGGCGCCGCCGGTGCCCAGCGCTGCCAGCCGCGCACCACGCTCGCCGCCTTCCGCCAGGGCCAGCGCATGCTGAACGGCGTCACGTCGCCGACCTCGTGCGTCCGGAACGTGAAAGACACCGCCACGCCGAAGTTGCCGCCGCCTCCGCCCCGGCACGCCCAGAACAAATCCGGGTTCCGCTGCGCGTCGCAGGTCAGGACCCGCCCGTCCGCCGTGACTATCTGGACCGCATCCAGGGTGTCGCACGACAGCCCGTAAGCGCGGGACGCCACGCCCAGCCCGCCGCCCAGCGTCAGCCCCGCAACGCCGACCGTGGGGCAGGTTCCGGACGGGACGCTCACACCGTCGCCGGCGAGCCCGTCGTAGAGGTCGATCAGCCTGGTGCCGGCCCCGACGGCCGCGCGGTCGCCGTCGCGCTTCACGGCGTCCATGGGGGAGACGTCGATCACGAGGCCGGGACCCGTCGACCAGCCCGCGTAGCTGTGCCCGCCGCACCGCACCGCCACGGGCATCCGCTTCACCGTGGCGAACGCCACGCATTCCGCGACGTCCTGCGGGGTCTCGCAGTACGCGACGCCCGCCGGGCGGACACGGTCGTAACGCGGGATGTAGAGGCGCCTCGCCTCCTTGTAGGACGCGTCGGACGGGCGGACCAGCCTTCCGTCCAGGCCGCGTTCCAGGGCGTTCCAGTCGGCGGGCCCGGTCGGCTTCGGCGGGGCGGGCCGACCCCTCCGCGGCGGCGTCCGCTCCGCCGAGCACCCGGCGGCGCCGAGGCCGCCGAGTCCGCCGAGGGCCGCCGCCTTGAGCATCGCTCGCCGCTCCATGCCGCCATTGTCGCGCTTGATCATCCTTTGCCGGGCGGGAACCGCGGCGGCGCGGCTACTCGGGCTCGCCCTCGCGGGCGGCGAGGAGGCGGCGCAGGGAGTCCAGGCGCGCCCGGCTGGCGTGGCCCTCCTCGACCCAGCCGTCCAGGCCGCAGTCGTCCTGGAGGTGGTCGCAGCGGGGCGGGCAGCGCTCGGCGGCGCCCTCGGCGAGGTCGTCGAACGCGCCGAGCACGTTCTCTGGTTCGACGTGCGCGAGGCCGAAGCTGCGCACGCCCGGGGTGTCGATGATCCAGCCGTCGCCGCCGGGCAGCTCCAGCGCGAGCGCCGAGGAGGAGGTGTGGCGGCCCCGGCCGGTGACGGCGTTGACGTGGCTCACCGCGCGTTCGGCGTCCGGGACGAGGGCGTTCACCAGTGTCGACTTGCCGACGCCGGAGTGGCCGACGAGCACGCTGGTGCGGCCGGTGAGGCGGCCGCGCAGCTCGCCGAGGTCGCCGCCGCGCTCGGTCACGACGTAGGGGACGCCGAGCGGCGCGTACTCGGCGACCAGGGCGTCGGGGGAGGCGAGGTCGGCCTTGGTGAGGCAGAGCAGGGGGTCCATGCCGGCGTCGTAGGCGGCGACGAGCTGCCGGTCGATCATGCGGGGGCGCGGCTCGGGGTCGGCCAGCGCCGTCACGATGACCAGGCTGTCGGCGTTCGCGACGATGATCCGCTCGAACGGGTCGGTGTCGTCGGCGGTGCGGCGCAGCGCCGAGGTGCGCGGCTCGACCCGGACGATCCGGGCCAGGGTGTCCTGCGCGCCGGTGACGTCCCCGACCAGCGCGACGCGGTCGCCCACGACGACGCCCTTGCGGCCGAGCTCGCGGGCCCGCATGGCGGTGACGGCGCGCTCGTCGCCCGTGCCGGGGTCGGCCAGGCACCGGTAACGGCCGCGGTCCACGGCCGTCACGAGCCCGGGAGAGGCGTCCTCGTGCGCGGGACGGCGGCGGGTGCGCGGCCGCGACCCGCGGCGCCCGGGCCGCACCCGGACGTCGTCCTCGTCGTAGTCGTGTTTCCGTGCCAGTGGTCCGTTCCCTGCTGTCAGGCGGACGCCAGCATCGACGTCCACTGCCGGGTGAAGTCCGGAAGAGTCTTGCCGACGGTGCCCGGATTCTCCACTTCGATGCCGGGAACGGCCAATCCGAGCAGGGCCGCCGCCATCACCATCCGGTGGTCGTCGTAGGTGCGGAAGACGCCGCCGCGCAGCGGGCGCGGGCGGATCTCCAGCCCGTCGGGCAGCTCCCGGACGTCGCCGCCCAGCCCGTTGATCTCGGCGACCAGCGCGGCGAGCCGGTCGGTCTCGTGGCCGCGCAGGTGCGCGATGCCCGTCAGCCGGGACGGCGAACCGGCCAGCGCCGCGAGGGCCGCGAGCACCGGCGTCAGCTCGCCGACCTCGTGCAGGTCGGCGTCCAGGCCGCCGAACCCGTCCCCGCCGCGCACGGTCAGCCCGCCGGGCCCGCGCGTCACCTCGGCGCCCATCGCGGCGAGCAGCCCGCGCAGCGCGTCGCCGGGCTGGGTGGTCTCGGCCGGCCAGTCCGGGACGGTGACGCGGCCCCCGGTGACCAGCGCCGCGCCGAGGAACTGCGCCGCGTTCGACAGGTCCGGCTCGATCACCACCTCGCCGCCGCGCAGCGGACCGGGCGCCACGCGCCAGACGTTGTGCCGCGCCTCGACCTCGGCGCCCGCCGCGCGCAGCATCTGGACGGTCATCGCCAGGTGCGGCGCCGACGGAACCGGCGGCCCCTCGTGCCTGACCTCCACGCCCTTGTCGAACCGCGGCGCGGCCAGCAGCAGCCCCGACACCAGCTGGGACGACGCCGACGCGTCGATCGTCACCCCGCCTCCGGCCACCGAGCCCGAGCCCCGGACGGTGAACGGGAGCGCGTCGCGCCCGCCGTCGTCGATCTCGGCGCCGAGGGCCCGCAGCGCCGTGATGATGGGGCCCATCGGCCGCTCGCGGGCGCGCGGGTCGCCGTCGACGAACACCTCGCCGGACGCCAGGGCGGCGACCGGCGGCAGGAACCGCATGACCGTCCCCGCCAGCCCGACGTCGACGCGCGCCGGGCCTTCCAGGCGCCCCGGCCGCACCTGCCAGTCGGCGGAGTCCTCCCCGACGCCCGCGCCGAGCGCGCGGAGGGCGCCGGCCATCAGCTCGGTGTCGCGGCTGTGCAGGGGCCGGATGATGCGGGTGGGCGCCTCCGCGAGCGCGGCCAGGATCAGCGCCCGGTTGGTCATCGACTTCGATCCGGGCAGCGGCACGGTGGCGTCCACCGGGGCGTGGGCGACCGGGGCGGACCAGTGCGGAGAGGACATGCCCCAAGGTTATCGGGCCGCGTCCGGCGGCCGCCGGACGATCGGGACGCCTTCGGCGGTCGGACGGGATCGGAGGGGGCAGAAGAGGGTCAGAGGGTCAGAGGGGAATCGTCAGGAGCGTTCCGCCGCCGTCCAGGCGGACCTCGAAGTGGCCGATCTGCTGCCGGCTGAGCCCGGTCCCGCCCTGCATGACGAGGGGCTTGGGCTGTCCCGGGACGCCGTAGCCCTTGTCCGGGACGCTCCACCCGGCGACGACGCTGCGCTCACCGGTCCGCGACACCGCCTCCAGATGGCACTTCAGCGGCCCGCGGATGCCGCGCAGCTCCAGCCCGACCTGCGTGCCCCACCCCTTGTCGACCAGCGCCACCGTGCCGGACGCGCCCGTGCTCGCGTTCGCCGCGTGGAACCTGTCGCCGGTGAGGGCCTGCGTCGCGGGGGGCTTCGGAGCCGGGGCCTCGTCGTTCACGGCCGCGCCGATGCCGATGCCCGCCGCCAGCGCCGCCGCCGCGGCGGCCGTGCCCGCGAGGTAGGCGCCGCGCCGGAACCGCTGGTCGGCCCGCCGCCTGCGCCGCATCATGTCGATCACCGGCGCCGGGGGCGCGGACGGATCGCCGGCGCCCTCCCACCCGGCCCCGTGCGTGACCGGCCCCGCCGCGGGCGACAGGCCGGCCAGGGCGCCGGCCGCCCCGGACAGCTCCCTCAGCTCGGCCTGGCACGACCCGCACCCCAGCAGGTGCGCCTCGAACGCCAGCCGGTCGCCCTCCTCGAGAAGGCCCAGCGCGTAAGCGCCGACATCGGTGTGCTCGATCTGGGAACTCATGGCGTCACCCCCCTCTCCTCCAAGGCGACCCGCAAGGCGCGCAACGCGTAGTACACGCGGGACTTGACCGTCCCCACCGGGATGCCGAGGTACTCGGCGGCCTGGTTGACCGTCCGGTCGCGCAGCACCGTCTCCGTCAGCGCCTGCCGGTGCGCGGGCGAGAGCGACTCCAGCGCCTCGGTCACCACGACCTTGCGCAGCAGCGCGTCCATCTCGTCCGCCATCGGGAGGTTCTCCAGGGGCCCGTCGCCGACCTCCGGCGGCCTGACCTCGCGCTGCCGCCGGTTGTCGATCACGATACGCCGGGAGACCGTGGCCAGCCACGGCATCAGCGAGGTCGTCCGGTCGTCGAGCCGGTCCGCGCTGCGCCATGCCCGGATCATGGTCTCCTGCACCACGTCCTCGGCCCACGGGCGGTCGCCGCCCGTCAGCCGCAGGACGAACGCGAGGAGGGGCCGATGGTACTCGCGGTACAGCTCGGCGGCCATCTCCTCGGCGGAGGCGTCCTGCGCGGCCCGCGCCGCGCCGGGGCGGCGGAGCAGGCTCCGCAGGCCGCCGCCGGGGCGGCCGGTCGATCCGGGAACTGCCATGGCCGGGGCGTCTCCGTCATGCTGGATGGGCGGTCATCTGGCAGTACGGGACCGCCCCGGCCCATGGTTCAACGCCCTTGAGACTCTTTTAAGGTTCCCTTCGGGAAGTCAGCGTTTGAGGGCGTGCAGGGCCTTGCCCGTCTGCGCGGCGGTGCCCGCCTTGACCGTCCGGCCGGCCTTGGCGGCCTTCGCCGCCTGCGTCGCGGTCCCGGCCTTGACGGCCTGGCCCGCCCGCGCGGCCTTGCCCGGCTTGGACGCGCGGCCGAGCTTGAACGCGCTCCCCGCCGCCAAGGCGCCCTTGAGGGCGCCGCCCGCCCCGCCGCGCCTCCTGCCTCGGGCCTTGCCCGCCTTCCCGGCCGCCTTGCCGGCCTTCCCGGCCGCCTTGCCCGCCACGAGGGCGCCGCCCGCGCCCGCGCTCCTGAGGGCGCCGCCGGCCTTGCGGGCCGCCTTGCCGCCCGCCCGGCCGCCCGCCTTACCGGCCTTGAGCGCGCCGGCCGCCGCCCCCGCGGCCGTGGCCGTGCCGCCGGCCTTGCCGCTCGCCTTGCCCAGCCGGAACATGCCGCCGGACTTGGCGAGCTTGGCGCGCCCGGACGCCTTGGCGGCCTTGCGTCCGCCCTCGGCGCGCGCGACGCGCACCTGGCGGGACGCCTCCCGGCGCGCCTCCCGCAGCGTCGCGGCGGCCTCCCGGCGCATCGCCTTGGCCTCCGCGCCGCTCCTGATCTGCGTCTCCCGCACGGCGCGGCGCAGCTCGGCCGTGCGCGGCGCGCGGCGCGGCTCGGTCGCCACCATGAGCAGCGCGCCGAACATGCCGGCGTTCTTCAGCAGGTGGGAGCGCTCGTTCGCGCGGCGTTCGGGGTCTTCCTCGGTCCAGTAGCGGTGCTCGGTCGCCAGCGCGGGGACGAGCTGGGCGGCGAGCACCAGCGTCGTGAGCCGCCGGAACCTCCCGGTCAGCAGCAGCGCGCCGGTGCCGAGGCTGAGCGCGCCCTGCATGCGGACGAGGGTCTCGGGGTCCTTCGGCAGCCAGTCGATCCGGTCGGCGACCGGCTTGACGGCCGGGCCCACCCGCTCGGCGCGTTCGCGCGGGTCGCGGAGTGCCTCCAGGCCGGTCATGATGTACGGCGCCGCCACGAACGGGCGGGCCAGGGTCGTGAAGGGTCGCATAGCCCGCTACATGCCCAGCGCGCCGCGCCTCAAGCGCGGCAGGATGGGACCCATGTGCGGACGCTACGCCACCTCCCGCGCGCGGCAGGAGCTGCTGGACGAGTTCCAGGTGCAGCTCGACGCGGTAGACGGGGACATCCAGGCCGACTACAACGTCGCCCCCACCAAGCAGGTCCCGGTCGTGCTCGACCGGCGGCCGAGGGACGAGCCCGACGAGGCGCCCGCGGTGCGCCAGTTGCGCACGGTGCGGTGGGGGCTCGTGCCGTCCTGGGCCAAGGACCTGTCCATCGGATCGCGCATGATCAACGCGCGGGTCGAGACGGTGCACGAGAAGCCGTCCTACCGCCGGGCGTTCGCCAGGCGCCGGTGCCTGCTGCCCGCCGACGGCTACTTCGAGTGGTACACGCTCCAGGACCAGGGCGACGGGGCCGACCCGGCCGAGGGTGAGAAGAAGGCGAAGAAGAAGGCGCGGAAACAGCCGTACTTCATCCGTCCGAAGGACGGCGCGGTCATGG
The sequence above is a segment of the Actinomadura coerulea genome. Coding sequences within it:
- a CDS encoding sigma-70 family RNA polymerase sigma factor, with the protein product MAAELYREYHRPLLAFVLRLTGGDRPWAEDVVQETMIRAWRSADRLDDRTTSLMPWLATVSRRIVIDNRRQREVRPPEVGDGPLENLPMADEMDALLRKVVVTEALESLSPAHRQALTETVLRDRTVNQAAEYLGIPVGTVKSRVYYALRALRVALEERGVTP
- a CDS encoding DoxX family protein, which gives rise to MRPFTTLARPFVAAPYIMTGLEALRDPRERAERVGPAVKPVADRIDWLPKDPETLVRMQGALSLGTGALLLTGRFRRLTTLVLAAQLVPALATEHRYWTEEDPERRANERSHLLKNAGMFGALLMVATEPRRAPRTAELRRAVRETQIRSGAEAKAMRREAAATLREARREASRQVRVARAEGGRKAAKASGRAKLAKSGGMFRLGKASGKAGGTATAAGAAAGALKAGKAGGRAGGKAARKAGGALRSAGAGGALVAGKAAGKAGKAAGKAGKARGRRRGGAGGALKGALAAGSAFKLGRASKPGKAARAGQAVKAGTATQAAKAAKAGRTVKAGTAAQTGKALHALKR
- a CDS encoding SOS response-associated peptidase, which translates into the protein MCGRYATSRARQELLDEFQVQLDAVDGDIQADYNVAPTKQVPVVLDRRPRDEPDEAPAVRQLRTVRWGLVPSWAKDLSIGSRMINARVETVHEKPSYRRAFARRRCLLPADGYFEWYTLQDQGDGADPAEGEKKAKKKARKQPYFIRPKDGAVMAMAGLYELWKSPEDEWVWTCTVITTNAPDDLGRIHDRMPMVVEPDRWDAWLDPSLTDTEQVRGLLVPAMAGTMDAYPVSKAVNSVRNNGPELIEPANSGDGSGDHSEGLF